In a single window of the Rhineura floridana isolate rRhiFlo1 chromosome 3, rRhiFlo1.hap2, whole genome shotgun sequence genome:
- the RPS18 gene encoding small ribosomal subunit protein uS13 — translation MFLSLYSCQAKPEEGLPLPSLGTSASAGSLLRLVGGLISGLSRRADFLFRPKQDRELGAAAMSLVIPEKFQHILRVLNTNIDGRRKIAFAITAIKGVGRRYAHVVLRKADIDLTKRAGELTEDEVERVITIMQNPRQYKIPDWFLNRQKDVKDGKYSQVLANGLDNKLREDLERLKKIRAHRGLRHFWGLRVRGQHTKTTGRRGRTVGVSKKK, via the exons ATGTTCCTATCTCTATATTCCTGCCAAGCTAAACCGGAAGAGGGCTTGCCCTTACCTTCTCTTGGGACTTCAGCCTCCGCCGGAAGTCTCCTTCGCTTAGTGGGAGGGCTTATATCGGGTCTCTCGCGCCGGGCCGACTTCCTTTTCCGGCCGAAGCAGGACCGAGAACTGGGCGCCGCAGCCATG TCTCTTGTGATTCCAGAGAAGTTCCAGCACATCCTGCGTGTTCTCAACACCAACATCGATGGGCGGCGGAAGATCGCTTTTGCCATCACCGCCATCAAG GGTGTCGGCAGGCGCTATGCCCATGTGGTGCTGAGGAAAGCGGACATCGACCTCACCAAGAGGGCCGGGGAGCTCACGGAAGATGAG GTGGAGCGTGTCATCACCATCATGCAGAACCCGCGTCAGTACAAGATCCCCGACTGGTTCCTGAACAGGCAGAAGGACGTGAAGGACGGCAAGTACAGCCAG GTCCTGGCCAACGGGCTGGACAACAAGCTGCGTGAGGACCTGGAGCGCCTGAAGAAGATCCGGGCGCATCGGGGCCTGCGCCACTTCTGGGG CCTGCGTGTCCGTGGCCAGCACACCAAGACCACCGGCCGCCGCGGCAGAACCGTGGGTGTTTCAAAGAAGAAGTAA